A single genomic interval of Spinacia oleracea cultivar Varoflay chromosome 6, BTI_SOV_V1, whole genome shotgun sequence harbors:
- the LOC110778059 gene encoding uncharacterized protein, translating into MNENDRSMKKKVRISTLESFFHKKSKNQGGSSSSPIAPIRRDDESPPPNVVPPTRERVVQFDINSLPHDPGLRRRILDYHPSDHEAIRREYILKEPLQPYEHDFCQREVGGAMRRFNPEWFDTYKKWLEYSIAKDAAFCFVCYLFKDNVDVLNAASQGHDAFTNNGFRGWNRPSAFLKHVGQVNSVHNKCLEKYEATIDPNTCIQNVIDPKTPQARKEYRIRLTASLHCLRFLLFQGLAIRGHDESEKSSNQGNFRELLKWFSQRKKKVGKTLFKNAPGNNQMTSPLIQKDLINACSRETIKGIIEELGDDYFGILADESRDVSCKEQMAFCLRYVTKGGVVVERFIGVVHVMNTTAMTLKNAIYSILAEYSLSPSRIRGQGYDGASNMKGYIHGLKTLIKNESQSAYYIHCFAHQLQLTLVAVSKKNSDCGWLFDILSIILNVVSGSCKRQEIMKEAQAKILAKAFENEELKTGKGLNQELGLGRPGDTRWGSHYKLLVNVILLYPSIREVLDIIFDDPLHFDDHPKADHVGFAIESFDFMFMVHMMKTIFGLANQLNIALQKKDQDIVNAISLVKQTKERLQQMREDGWESLLNLVTCFCDKNKIGVPKMEDEYLPRGKKKRNKVYTTNLHHFRVEVFFAIIDLQTQELNNRFDEVSMELLSCMTCLNPVDNFSSFDKLKLLRLVEFYPNDFTSVESSYLEDELDTFIYDMRRDDRFHGLKDMGELSVKLFETKKHESYRLVYLLIKLVLILPVATVTVERAFSVMSIVKNRLRNSIGDQFLNDCLVTYIEKNVFLKINDENILNRFQSMRSRRERM; encoded by the coding sequence ATGAATGAGAATGATCGATCAATGAAGAAGAAAGTAAGGATTAGTACTTTGGAGTCATTTTTTCATAAGAAAAGTAAGAATCAAGGGGGTTCTTCATCATCTCCGATTGCACCAATTCGAAGGGATGATGAGTCTCCTCCTCCAAATGTTGTCCCTCCAACTAGGGAAAGAGTAGTCCAATTTGATATAAATTCTCTTCCACATGATCCGGGGTTAAGGAGAAGGATTCTTGATTATCATCCATCTGACCATGAAGCAATTAGAAGAGAATATATTCTGAAAGAACCCTTACAACCATATGAGCACGATTTTTGTCAAAGAGAAGTTGGAGGTGCAATGCGTCGGTTTAATCCTGAATGGTTTGATACGTACAAGAAATGGCTTGAATATAGTATTGCAAAGGATGCTGCCTTTTGTTTTGTATGTTACTTATTCAAGGATAATGTCGATGTGCTTAATGCTGCTAGCCAGGGTCATGATGCTTTTACCAACAATGGGTTTAGAGGTTGGAATAGACCATCAGCTTTTCTCAAGCATGTTGGCCAAGTTAACAGTGTTCACAATAAGTGTTTGGAAAAGTATGAAGCTACAATTGATCCAAATACTTGCATACAGAATGTCATTGATCCAAAAACTCCACAAGCTAGAAAGGAATATCGAATTCGTTTGACAGCTTCACTTCATTGCTTGAGGTTTCTCTTATTTCAAGGTTTAGCAATTCGGGGTCACGATGAGAGTGAGAAATCCAGTAATCAAGGAAATTTTCGTGAACTTCTAAAGTGGTTTTCTCAAAGGAAAAAGAAGGTAGGAAAGACTCTTTTTAAAAATGCACCAGGAAATAATCAGATGACTTCCCCATTGATTCAGAAAGATCTCATTAATGCTTGTTCAAGAGAAACAATTAAGGGTATTATAGAAGAATTGGGTGATGACTATTTTGGCATATTAGCAGATGAATCAAGGGATGTTTCTTGTAAGGAACAAATGGCATTTTGTTTACGATATGTTACTAAAGGAGGTGTAGTAGTAGAACGGTTTATTGGTGTTGTGCATGTGATGAACACTACTGCCATGACTCTCAAGAATGCCATTTATTCTATACTTGCTGAATATTCACTAAGTCCTTCTAGAATACGTGGTCAAGGCTACGACGGGGCTAGCAATATGAAGGGTTATATTCATGGGCTCAAAACTTTGATAAAGAATGAGAGCCAATCTGCATATTACATTCATTGTTTTGCACATCAACTACAATTGACACTTGTTGCTGTTTCAAAGAAAAATTCTGATTGTGGTTGGCTTTTTGATATTCTTTCCATTATTCTAAATGTGGTTAGTGGTTCTTGCAAGAGACAAGAAATTATGAAGGAGGCTCAGGCTAAAATATTGGCAAAAGCATTTGAAAATGAGGAGCTTAAAACAGGAAAAGGTTTGAATCAAGAGTTAGGTTTGGGGAGACCCGGTGATACTCGGTGGGGTTCTCATTATAAATTATTGGTGAATGTCATTCTTTTGTACCCTTCTATTCGTGAAGTACTTGACATTATTTTTGATGATCCACTACATTTTGATGATCATCCAAAAGCCGACCATGTTGGTTTTGCTATTGAGTCATTTGACTTTATGTTCATGGTTCATATGATGAAAACTATATTTGGGTTGGCTAATCAACTAAACATTGCTCTGCAAAAGAAAGACCAAGACATTGTTAATGCTATATCACTTGTGAAGCAGACAAAGGAAAGATTACAACAAATGAGAGAAGACGGATGGGAATCTCTTTTAAACTTAGTTACTTGTTTTTGTGACAAGAATAAAATTGGAGTTCCCAAAATGGAGGATGAATATCTACCTCGAGGGAAAAAGAAGCGCAACAAGGTATATACCACTAATCTTCATCATTTTAGAGTTGAGGTTTTCTTTGCAATTATTGATTTGCAAACTCAAGAACTTAATAATCGATTTGATGAGGTAAGTATGGAGTTACTTTCTTGTATGACTTGCTTGAATCCTGTTGATAACTTCTCTTCTTTTGATAAGTTAAAGTTACTAAGACTTGTTGAATTTTATCCGAATGACTTTACAAGTGTTGAATCATCGTATCTTGAGGATGAACTTGATACTTTTATTTATGACATGCGAAGAGATGACAGATTTCATGGTTTGAAGGATATGGGTGAACTTTCTGTGAAGCTTTTTGAGACAAAGAAACATGAATCATATCGGCTAGTTTATTTGCTTATTAAGTTAGTGTTGATTCTTCCGGTGGCTACGGTAACTGTAGAAAGAGCATTTTCAGTGATGAGTATTGTAAAGAACAGGTTGCGAAACAGTATAGGGGACCAGTTCTTGAACGATTGCTTGGTTACTTATATAGAGAAAAATGTCTTTTTGAAGATAAATGATGAAAATATTCTCAATCGGTTCCAAAGCATGAGAAGTCGCCGAGAGCGGATGTAA